Part of the Drosophila santomea strain STO CAGO 1482 chromosome 2L, Prin_Dsan_1.1, whole genome shotgun sequence genome is shown below.
TGTAATCTTTCTGCTACAGGCGGTTCCAACTTGTAAACGAGTTGGACATGGCGTTCCGCCCTTACTGAACACCCGAGCGTCGCTATACACGGAGACACGGAGAGTCACTGCGTCCGTTGGCGTGGCCAAAAATAGTCCCACAACCCGCCGCGACGGCACTGAGCCAAAACAACAACGGATATTGTCGCCGACCGACTCTTCGCACAAAATTGCTTTCAGAATTCCTATGTGTTCTTCTTGTTTTGAATGCcgcacatatatgtatatgtatgtatatataattatattatgttTGCTCTACAAATTCAATTGTTAATCCGTTGGGGCCGACGCGTCGTTTGCTACTAGCCATCACATTTCGGCAAATCGTCGCCATTGGGGCCACACAAGAAACCCAACGACCAGCAGGCGAGCGACACTTCCCGAGaggatttatttattgccatGTCGCCGGCCTTCCAATGGCCACTTGTGGAGCGTTCTTAGTGTTCATTCCGAGGGAGAGTCAGCGGGAGAAATTCAGAGATTTCGAGCTGGCTGAGTTCTCTGGGATCTCTGGGATCTCCGAGAACTGCGCGATTCAGCGGCACGCATGCATTCCAACCTGGCTGATCCGGCTGGCGGGCGTGCATTCGTGCCCGCGGCTATAAATAGTCCAGAATGGGCACATGTTCGCCCCGAGATGGCCGAGAAACGGTGTTCAAAATGAACACCAAGTCTCCGGCTGGCTCTCAGCATCCATCACTATGCTTTCTCCCCCGCACAGAACGAATTAAGTTAATTGCTCGGATTAACTGtgttatgaaatatatttcaggCGGCCGGCCCGGGAATTCTGCGTTTCTCACTTACTCTCGTGTGTGTCTCTAGAGATTAGAggtgaaaacaaaaaactaggTGGAGGGTCTATAGGGAAAGTTATGTCCTGGGacttaaacaaattgttttgcagtttcCCTGATACACAAAACTCTTTGTGCAAGTAGAATCAGCAACAGGAAACATCAAAGTGTGCGTcatatttgttattatttttaagcacTCACCTTCATTTTCttgccgccgccaccgccaccgccgccgcctccttTACCGCCCATGGCCATGCCCACCGGCGTGGCTGGCTTGGCCGGCAGATAGAGGCTCTCCGTGCGCTTGGGCTGCGAGGGCGAGGGAATGATGTCCTGGCCGAGCGTCCGCTGGCGCAGCAGCACGTCCTCGAACGGCTGGTTGGGCGACGAGAAGAGCGGCTCCGCCTTGCCCTGGCTGGGCGCCCGTCCACCGGCACCCAAACTGGGTGTTCCCGCCCGCGATAGACGACCGCCGCCGGTGCCCGAGGGCAGTGTGCCGTTGCCCGTCATGGTCGATGTGCCGGCTCCAGGTTGCGGGGTGGATCCGCGGAATACTGAGCCCGCCCGGGGGCGTCCGTCGGGTGTGCTGGTGCCGCCATTGGTCACCGGATCGGCCAGACCCGATCGGTCCAGGGATGTTTGCCGCGAACCGGCAAAGGCGCCGCTCAAGCGACTGGCCGCCCGGGCATAGCGATCGATGGAGGAGTCGCGGCTGGGCGGCCGCTTGTAGTGATCGAAGTGATCGATGGATGACTGCTGGCCCATTTGGCCCAGCATGGGCGGTCTGCcgctgcgctgctgctgctgggcagcGGCCATGGCGGCGGCATTGGCGGCCATTGCTGCGGCGGTGGCCGTCTCCTGgatctgctgctgttgcatctGGGAGGCGCGGCGCAGCAGATTCGAGGCATTGTGGGTGGGTGAGGCGTGGAGCGagggctgctgctgcagagcttgatgttgctgctgcaggagttgctgttgcagctgctgctgctgcaggagttgctgctgctgctgttgctgctgcaggagctgttgctgctgctgctgctgttgctgctgttgttgctgctgctgctgctgttgctgttgctgctgcagcagttgctgttgctgtggggAGACGGGCACTTGATTGGTGCCCGCGCCAAATGGCATCTGTGTCTGGTTTTGATTCGGTGCCTGGTTCTGCTTGAGGTTCGCATTGAGATTGGGATTGATCTTGGCCGCCTGGCCgggcggctgctgttgctggaaCTGATATGCAGGATTCATTTGCGGGTTGCTCTGTTGCTGGTTCaactgctgttgttgctggtgctgctgctggtggtacATCTGATTGATGGCGCTGATCACCTGGGCGTGACTGGGCTGGCCCTGGCTCACCATGCCGGTGAGATCCGTTTGCGGTGAGACGGGCAGCTGTTGCGAGTACATCGTTGATGGCACCGGGCATTCCGCCTCATGTTTCTGCTGCGACATGcgacgctgctgctgctgttgctgctgcatgttGAGATATTGCTGCTGGCGCTGCGCCTGCGTGGCATACGCATCCGAACCGCTGCTGCTCGTGGGCGAGAACTgaccctgctgctgctgctgatgctgctgcacctgctgtTGCGTCTGCATGCCCACGCCCATTTTCACAGTTGCATCGGATGCGGCCGCTGTTCCCGGACGGAATCGCTCGCGCTCCCGGAAGCGCAACTTCTCGAATCGCTCCAGCACCGACGGCTTAAAGTCGGGCGCAAATTCCCTTGCCATTCGCACCGCATTCTCGCAATCCATGCGCGCCTGCTCCGCCGCCGCATCCGCATTCTGGGCCTTGGCCGCCGCGGTGGACATGCGGGAGATGGCCATGTCGGAGCGCTGCATCGCCATCTTGAGGGCACGCTGCGCCGAACTCAAAGCCGCCGCGATTCGGTCGCGGAGTTTGCGCGAACGCGCCAGGAACAAATGCTTCTTCTTCTGGCTGGTGATCAGGATGTTGTTCTTGTACTTGCCCTCCTCGACGGTCCCGTCGCGGAAGGTAGTCACTCCGTAGCCGTGCTTCCGGTTGTTGTACCACTCGCCCTCGTACCTGGTAACGATTCACGTTGTCACATAGTCATTCAAGTATCTGGATATAGTTGGACACTCACTTGAGTCCATCGCTGCGCTCCGCGACGCCGTGACCACAGCGCTTGTCCTTCTTCCACTCGCCCATGTACGTCTCCACCACCGTGGGATCCAGCTGCTCGTCCTCCATGGTGAAGCTAGCATTGGACTCGGTGTGGTTGGATCTGTAaagaatgaatgaatgaggGTCAGTTTTTCACTTGACTTGACATCTGGCGACACTTACTTTGTGGTCAGGTTGGACTGCTCGGATCCAGTGCTGATCCAGGAGGCCGAGGACATGGTGGACCGTATGCTGCCGGATGCAATGGTGCCCCGCTTCTCCAGATCACCCGTGCTCCGCTGCTTGCGCATCTTCAGGTTCTGTTCAGAGGTTCAGAGTATGGAGAAATTAGCTTAGTGCCAGGAATTGGGATAAGTTATGCCCATTGAAACGCACCATCAGGAATCCCTTTTTGCCGGTCTTGTCCGTCAAACTGTTGCGCCTCACCGGCAGCTTGTCGGACTTGGCCGTCAGGACGAAACCGCCGCGAATCTCCTCCGCCTTCTCCACCATCTTGGCCGCATTCCCGTTCTCCCCACTCCGCAGGGAACTGAGGGAGGCGTGGAGGTTCTTGCGCCGGTGATGCGAGGCCAAACCGAAGGGCGCCGACGTGCGAATGCCGTATCCATGTCGCTTCCCCTCCTGCCACTGACCCTGGTATTTGCCTGGAATGCCAAAGAGTGCATCAAAAGACTGCAGTCCATTTCGAACTATTGTTATGCTAATGCAACTCCCAGCCGCAGAGCGCAGTGCCAACTATCCCCTTTCTTCTTCACACAGGACAGCAGTTGGCCTAAGTGAAATGACATCCGTTTCCCAACGGTTTCTATTAATGGCTGCACGTGCCATTTCCTTTCAGCCCAATGGCATTGGGCTCTTAAGTAATACCGCACTTTAATATGCggaaaaaatatgtaaatcaACACCTGAATAAACTGGAACAAGCTGTACATTCAGTCAGTCGGTTGCAGTTAGCTTGAGTAAGTTACAAATATAAGTTAATTGAAGTTTAATGCAAAATATTGATTGGTAAATGTTTTCCCATTCCAATTCTCTCAGTGCTTTTTCTGAGCAGGTTAATTGTGGAATTAGAAGTTACGTTAGTTGATTAGGAAATGCCTCATAGCCCTCGGTTAATGCTAATTGATAGTTATGGGCCAATTTGTTTGGCTAAAGGTcggcatttccatttgcactCTGGACGCAGCCAAAAAAGTTGGCCAGCTCCGCGGGCGGCACTTGGACATACCGCCATGTGTTTTACCCTGACTGCGAATTTACCCAGAAAAAGCCGCACTCATGCAGAAGAAATGTAACAAAAGCGAAAACCGAAGCGGCAAAGCCAAATATCATTGAACTGCgcgggcaaataaaaaatgacGTCAGGCTGCTACGTCGGTGGATACGGATGTGGATATGGTTGTGGATATGGTTGTGGATATGGttgtggatatggatatggatgtgtAGGGATGTGTGCGGGACACACGGGCATGTGTGTGCGCTCCCAGAAATGATTACAAAAGCGTCAAAAAGTAAAGCAACGGCGAGGGAACGAACTCATATTCGCGCATTTTGAAAGTgagccaaaaaccaaacgcAAAATGATCTCAtgcacattacgtatacgcagcgtatGGCGCCCCAGGGCCCACGCCATCATCCCATCATCCCATCATCCCAACATCCCAACATCCAACCAACACATCCATCACTTACCGCCATCAGCGTAGGTCTCGCATCCGGACCCGTCCTGGTAGCCCTCGTTCCAGGTGCCCTCGTACTTGGCCGTCGACACAGTGCTCTCCCGCACTCCGTAGCGCCCCTTGTGCCCGTCCTTCGACCACTCGCCACGGTAGATCTGCCTGCCGATCTGCTCCACGCCCAGTCCATGGCGGCGTCCATTCTGCCACTGGCCCTCGTAGTGTGATCCGCTGTAAGCGATAGTGCACGATTAAGGTCACCTACAGTATGTGTACTATATACTACTATACTGTATACTACATGAAGATACATACAGCCCAATAGAACGCAGGATTCTCACTAACTAGATACCAATTATGATACACAGGTTTCCCCCTCGAGATAAACTTATACCCTGTCAAGAGCTATTAAGTTAAGTGGGTGCTACACTGATATGTGATCCGTGATCCCTCACAAGCCTTCCCTTATAATCCATCTCTTCCTATATTGTATATAAGTAAGTCACACTCACCTGGGCCAGATGTACGATCCGGACACCTCGAAGCCGTAGTTCCAGGCTCCGGCGTAGGCGCCCTGGTGCTTGGGACCCGTGCAGACGCCGTGGCCATGGGCCTTGCCCTCGTCCCAGCCGCCGCAGTAGGTGCCGCCGTCCTCGAAGTCGAAGCGGCCACCGTTTATGGGGCCACGCCTACCGCCGGCTGCCTGGGAGGCGGCGTAGGCGGCCAGGTCGCCGccattctgctgctgctgctgctgcagtagctgttgttgctgctgctgctgttgctgttgctgctgcggcgtcAGTTGGCCAGCCTGTTGCATGCTCGAGACTTGGGGTTTCTAAAGTTCGGAGCGTTTCAAAATTGTGGAtactgctgttgttgccttGGGCTTTTTGTGCCGCCGCCTGCTGCTCATTGATTTTCCGCTCGTCTGCTGCGCCGGCTGTTGCCTCATCTGATCCTGGTTGTGATCTAGTGTCTAATAGTTCGTTTCGCTTGGTTTCGTTTGCTCTGCTTAACCTAGTGGTATTTTAGGGCTattaaatgtgtgtgtgttgtgttgtgttgtgtggTTAAATTGTTGGGTTTTTCACTGAAACGCGAAAGttgcaatttgttgtttgtcCTCCTTTTGGGTTTTCCGACTCGATTTCAAAGTTGCATAAACCGATCGTCCGATGTCAATGTCCTCTGACAGTTGCGGCTATGATTCTCTATGCTAATGTCGTAGGCCATTCTTGGTCATTTACCAAAAAGAAGTCGGCGAGTGATCTGCAATTGGGAAAATGAGATagtttataaatcaaatttgaatgtttttggATAGAGCAAGCGGGTTTTCCAGGAAATAAAGCGCATTATGCAATTGACTATAAAAGTGTATCCAGTCGTATGCATAAACATTTGCTGGATTTTACTGAATAAATCATAGAAGTGGAACTATTCGACTTGGGGAATTGTGCATATTTCGTTTGATTTATAAGGcgcttttaattgatttctaTCTGCCGAAAGTCTTCCAATATTTCTTGCCACGCGCGAAACGCGATTTTTATGATCCGAAATGAGTGGGTTGAATGCAGTTGGCTTTTCCGCGGGGGGGTGGGTGGTGATGGGGTTGGAAAATACCTTGGATACAAAACGAGGGCGAGAGGATGACGATGTGAGGTGACGATGCATTATGGATTCGATGTAATTGCATTCGATTGCAGTTTACTCTCAGTCACTCTCCCCGAGTTTCgttcttatttttattctaTGCGATTCTATCGTCGCATATAGACCGTATAACATGGGGATTTTGGTGTGTGCACGAGCCACGTCAAAGGCCGAAATTCTCAATGGCAGACCACCTCTctagtgggtgggtggtggtggtttgCTCAGCTCCACTCAGCTGTTTCGCTGGCATATATActcaaatgtatatatgtatatacatacactaatatgtatttatatgtttagAGGTACGCGCGATAGCAATAGTAGAAAATTACGAAAAGTGCATAGTAGCAGGCGAATGCCACGAAAAGCACTTTCAGTGTCTTCATGGTTTTGTGTGTCTGCTgtctttggtttttgttgtCACTGGGTTTTCCGTACGTTTTCTGGGttttttcccaatttttaAGCAGGGGCCATGTGTTTTCCAACTGAAGCCGGTGGAATTTTGCGATGAGCAATATCAGTCTTTGCACAGCACGGatttaattcatatttttggTAGTTTTCCTCTGCTTCAACGAGTGGAAATACCGATgctccttttatttttataaaatggaaaacacaATTATTCAACATATTCTTTTAAAGTGCTTTTTGGTGAGTTTTTGAATGAATGTGCCAAAGGCATGACTATGAGAATCAACAGACGGGCCAAGTTAAGTAgcgtatacgccatgttgcAGCATTCCTCAATGCGAATtaacattgcgtatacgccatgttgcAGCATTCCTCATTCGAGAGTTGCAAACATGAAAAATCCTTCCACTCAATCGGGAATTCAGACGAATTGCTGTAATGAATAGAGTGTAATGCATAGTGCTACATCAATGCCTTTTGAAATATGGGACTTTTAGGGTGTTGTTTACTTTAATCATCTTGCAACACGACGTATTCAGCAAACATTcagatttcattttttggctttggtCTATGTGTGTTGGCATTAGCTTCTGGCTGCTACTCGGTTTTATTGTTCTTTTGCGGTCGACGCCAAAACGATTTGGGTTTTTCGAAACGAGATGGGTCGAGACAAGACGCCAGGAGAGTCGAATTCTTCAGAAGCTTTGTTATTAATAGACAGCGTACACACACTGAGCGGAATCGagaaaaggaaagaaaagaaaagtacggaaaatggggaatgggaaatggggggGGCGAACAAAGAAGGGTGTCTCTATATATCTCTCCCCTTCTCGAAGTCTGGCAATGTTTTGTTTAAACATTTATGATGATGAAAACACACGCAACCAGGAGCCCACTTCTCCTCTCTTGGCCAACATTCTCCCTCATCCCGGGGATTGTTCTAAACAAAACCGATACCGAGCTGGAGAGATTTGGCCAGCATTGGATTGCAGCAACAGGCGAAGTGTGTTTATGGACAAGTGAGTTATGTTTGCACACCTGCTGGAAAGTGGCAGTGATGGAGAAGCTATTCTCTTGTCTTCCTGAAACGACAATGTAACCACTTGGTTCCAACTTTCTAAGGTTTGCAATATGTTCTGTAAAGGTAAAAATCCTAACATATAAGTATAAGCCACATTTATAAACCTCTTAAACAAATaagatataaaatatttattatttattttctttaggCTTAAAATGTGAGTctaagaatttatttattttatttataaataaatttatttccaGGTGAAACTAGCTCCATTTTCCCCACCACTGTCATAGTTAGGTGGCAAATGTTTACCCAcgagatggaaatggaaaatcgaAGAGGTGGGCAGCTTTATTGCTTGGAGAACAAATAGAGCAATCGATCCTGAGATGCCTCAGTAAATAATTCCCAGGCCACATTATCACTCTTTGATAAAGAACATTTACGTATGAGCATTTATTTATACCCAGGCCAGcggccaaaaaacaaatttgtagAAGACCGTGCGGCATGTATCattgttattttaaaagattttcgaacaaagccaaagccaaaacgaaagcaaaaccaaaaaccaaaagtcAGCCCCCCAAAacagaactgaactgaactgaaatgaactgaaatgctgaaatgctCGCCGAATTCGAGCAACGAAAATATTCGTAATATTGTTCAACCGTATTTTAGTGCTTGCCAAAGtctatttcatttttttttctttttttcattttgtgttttctCATTTTCAGTTGGCAAAACTGTCCCCGCCCGCGTTTTCATTTCGaatcttttcttttcttttcttttgagTTCTTTTCGATTATCCTTATTTCTGCCTTGGGCTAGATGgatagaaaattaaataatagtCCACTGACTGACGTCGAtgttgttgatgatgatgtttGTTGCATGCGTTTAGCATCTTGCATTTTGTTCAGCTGAGTTCAGACAGCCTGCACTTTAATCAATTCGCACTGCACTCTCTCACACAAACACTTGCaggcacactcacacacacgcacacacacacagtggccaactcacacacacacgaaaacGAACACGCAGCGTTCAGTTTTCGGTATTTTTAGCATATTTTTTCGTACAACTCGCACTATATTATATAGAAGATGGCCGAGCCAGTCAACAGCAGCACATTCtctaaattgaaattatttataggTTCACATAAATTAAGTATTAACACCCAACAGGCCCGACTACTGTAGTTAGTCCACCCCTTGCACTTTCggttcttttttatttttctcttgACACGATTTCATTTTAGTTgactttattttcattttcttttctttttgtcgCTGTCTGCATTTTCCTCGAAAATGGCAAGTGGCAGGCGAAAAATGGCCAGTGACATCCTGCTAACTCTTTGACCTATTGATCGCACTGGATTTTCACTTTCGATTACATGGCTGACCGTGTTTTTTCCCAGATTTAAGCACACTAAAATGCAACAATTTGTTCAAAGAATATGAAGATGAAGTTTAAGACATAACTGCTGCAATTAATTCATTTCTTTAATTGACTTCTGCAACCAGCTCGTGATGTTCGTTAATCCATATTGTTTTATAAGTTATTTAACGCAACGAAATTTtccactcacacacgcacaaaagCAGAGCAACTCGGGCAATTTTGTtgagaaaaaaatatgttaaatgggaaaagcgtgtgagtgtgtgtgtgtgcgtgtgtgtgttttagccgcaccaacacacacacgttaaaaatagcaaaaatttgaaaatactGAGGTTCGTTgagttcggtttggttttttgaGTTTTTGAACAGTTTCGTGCCTCGAAAACGCAGCCAATTCCAAAAACAACGCTCATCCGGTcagctgtttgttttttttttgtattttggaGAAGCCGATTCCGCTCCGGCTGCGAGTGTGCGAATGCGGATGTGCGGATGTGTGCGGATATCTAGAGCGAGCGGAACGAAACGCACGAGCGGCGGGCAGCGACTGGCAGCAGTTCGAGATCGGTATCGGTATCGGTATGGGGATCGCGTAGTAACGATAGCCACACGACGACGGCGATGGCGACGACGGGAGAAGCGAGTTCCCTCACACAATGtgcctgctcctcctcctcctcctcctcctcctaaTGCTCCTTCCGCACCACAGGGCGTATGCGAAACCTCTGCGACTGGGATGGCTCCccgttgcgtatacgcccaGTTAAACTAACTTTCTTGTGCGATTCCGACGCGACATTCGAGCGACACGTCCAAACGCCAAACGCTTGCAAAGCGAAAAGAAATGCCCGCCACTGTCCACGGCATATTCAAGCCAATTTACTCGCTCGTTCACTTTTCACTCTCTCTGTGCGTATCATTGGAAATTTATTTCAGGGATCCCCGTCGCTGAATTCATTCGAGAGACTGGAAAGCGACAAGCTGGCAAAAGCTGCCAAGAAAGCGGACCACAGCAACTGAATTAGAATCTGTCGCTTCTGCATCTTTTCTTTTCGCT
Proteins encoded:
- the LOC120458340 gene encoding junctophilin-1 isoform X1 codes for the protein MQQAGQLTPQQQQQQQQQQQQLLQQQQQQNGGDLAAYAASQAAGGRRGPINGGRFDFEDGGTYCGGWDEGKAHGHGVCTGPKHQGAYAGAWNYGFEVSGSYIWPSGSHYEGQWQNGRRHGLGVEQIGRQIYRGEWSKDGHKGRYGVRESTVSTAKYEGTWNEGYQDGSGCETYADGGKYQGQWQEGKRHGYGIRTSAPFGLASHHRRKNLHASLSSLRSGENGNAAKMVEKAEEIRGGFVLTAKSDKLPVRRNSLTDKTGKKGFLMNLKMRKQRSTGDLEKRGTIASGSIRSTMSSASWISTGSEQSNLTTKSNHTESNASFTMEDEQLDPTVVETYMGEWKKDKRCGHGVAERSDGLKYEGEWYNNRKHGYGVTTFRDGTVEEGKYKNNILITSQKKKHLFLARSRKLRDRIAAALSSAQRALKMAMQRSDMAISRMSTAAAKAQNADAAAEQARMDCENAVRMAREFAPDFKPSVLERFEKLRFRERERFRPGTAAASDATVKMGVGMQTQQQVQQHQQQQQGQFSPTSSSGSDAYATQAQRQQQYLNMQQQQQQQRRMSQQKHEAECPVPSTMYSQQLPVSPQTDLTGMVSQGQPSHAQVISAINQMYHQQQHQQQQQLNQQQSNPQMNPAYQFQQQQPPGQAAKINPNLNANLKQNQAPNQNQTQMPFGAGTNQVPVSPQQQQLLQQQQQQQQQQQQQQQQQQQQQQLLQQQQQQQQLLQQQQLQQQLLQQQHQALQQQPSLHASPTHNASNLLRRASQMQQQQIQETATAAAMAANAAAMAAAQQQQRSGRPPMLGQMGQQSSIDHFDHYKRPPSRDSSIDRYARAASRLSGAFAGSRQTSLDRSGLADPVTNGGTSTPDGRPRAGSVFRGSTPQPGAGTSTMTGNGTLPSGTGGGRLSRAGTPSLGAGGRAPSQGKAEPLFSSPNQPFEDVLLRQRTLGQDIIPSPSQPKRTESLYLPAKPATPVGMAMGGKGGGGGGGGGGKKMKSVPINVTLQRKKSMPDFQELPRATEAMSREEVSALGSARREAVRRQIEVNERLKANPLLYLVSPQVKDWFVRQQLMLLVLIFNVALALLFVYMLT